The following are encoded in a window of Streptomyces sp. Go-475 genomic DNA:
- a CDS encoding serine/threonine-protein kinase, giving the protein MQGLLVAGRYRLAESIGSGGMGRVWRAHDEVLHRSVAIKELTAALYVSESEQAILLARTRAEARAAARISHTAVVTVHDVLEHDGRPWIVMELVEGRSLADAVKEEGRVEPREAARIGLWVLRALRAAHTAGVLHRDVKPGNVLLGRDGRVLLTDFGIAQIDGDTTITRTGEVVGSVDYLAPERVRGHDPGPSSDLWALGATLYTAVEGRSPFRRTTPLTTMQAVVEEEAAELRHAGPLAPVITALLRKDPASRPDASEAERMLAEAAEGRRPSGARAYAPTQYGGTPPYQEAHSGTGPAGSPSASHTRTPLPPLAGTPAAGTPTAGTPTAGTPTAGTPAGRPATVGPTATGPQPAGPGRRRRLRTLALVVALAAIIGGGTAVALQQWDEGRQTPGAASGSTASRTKEQPGGSVPAGWTRRDDPAGFSLYLPQGWKRQLYGPQGELRQIDYTPDGGRHFVRIAVDTSPDFGDPYAHQLDLEEQLKDLAHYKRLTLKRNIYRDREGALWEYTWTAQATDNKFPGPRRAIEETYIARDGTEYALYMSAPASDWAKARKQFTSVLQGWQEKTS; this is encoded by the coding sequence ATGCAGGGCCTGCTCGTCGCGGGCCGCTACCGGCTGGCCGAGTCCATCGGCAGTGGCGGCATGGGCCGGGTATGGCGTGCACATGACGAAGTGCTGCACCGGTCGGTGGCCATCAAGGAGTTGACGGCCGCCCTCTACGTCTCCGAGAGCGAGCAGGCGATCCTGCTGGCCCGCACCCGGGCCGAGGCCAGGGCGGCCGCGCGGATCAGCCACACCGCGGTCGTCACCGTGCACGACGTGCTGGAGCACGACGGCCGCCCGTGGATCGTGATGGAGCTGGTCGAGGGCCGCTCGCTGGCCGACGCGGTCAAGGAGGAGGGGCGCGTCGAACCGCGCGAGGCGGCGCGCATCGGCCTCTGGGTACTGCGGGCGCTGCGTGCCGCGCACACCGCCGGCGTCCTGCACCGCGACGTCAAGCCGGGCAACGTCCTGCTCGGCCGCGACGGACGGGTCCTGCTCACCGACTTCGGCATCGCCCAGATCGACGGCGACACCACCATCACCCGGACCGGAGAGGTCGTCGGCTCGGTCGACTACCTGGCCCCCGAGCGCGTGCGCGGCCACGACCCGGGCCCCTCCTCCGACCTGTGGGCGCTCGGCGCGACGCTCTACACGGCGGTGGAGGGCCGGTCACCGTTCCGCCGCACCACCCCGCTGACCACCATGCAGGCGGTGGTCGAGGAGGAGGCCGCCGAACTCCGGCACGCCGGTCCGCTCGCGCCCGTCATCACCGCCCTGCTCCGCAAGGACCCCGCGAGCCGGCCCGACGCGTCCGAGGCCGAGCGGATGCTGGCCGAGGCGGCGGAGGGACGACGGCCGAGCGGGGCGCGGGCATATGCCCCCACGCAGTACGGAGGGACCCCGCCGTACCAGGAGGCCCACAGCGGCACGGGCCCGGCCGGCTCCCCCTCGGCGTCCCACACCCGCACCCCGCTCCCCCCGCTGGCCGGCACCCCGGCCGCCGGAACGCCGACGGCCGGGACACCGACGGCGGGGACGCCCACGGCAGGCACTCCGGCGGGCCGTCCCGCCACGGTCGGCCCGACGGCGACCGGGCCGCAGCCCGCCGGTCCGGGACGGCGCCGCCGGCTGCGCACGCTCGCCCTCGTCGTGGCGCTCGCGGCGATCATCGGCGGGGGCACGGCCGTGGCGCTGCAGCAGTGGGACGAGGGCCGGCAGACGCCGGGCGCCGCGTCCGGCTCGACCGCTTCCCGGACCAAGGAACAGCCCGGCGGATCGGTGCCCGCCGGCTGGACCCGCCGCGACGACCCCGCCGGTTTCAGCCTCTACCTGCCCCAGGGCTGGAAGCGCCAGCTCTACGGCCCGCAGGGCGAACTCAGGCAGATCGACTACACGCCCGACGGCGGCCGGCACTTCGTCCGGATCGCCGTCGACACCTCCCCGGACTTCGGCGACCCCTACGCCCACCAGCTCGACCTGGAGGAGCAGCTCAAGGACCTGGCCCACTACAAGCGCCTCACGCTGAAGCGCAACATCTACCGGGACCGGGAAGGCGCCCTGTGGGAGTACACCTGGACCGCGCAGGCGACGGACAACAAGTTCCCCGGGCCGCGCCGCGCCATCGAGGAGACGTACATCGCCCGCGACGGCACCGAGTACGCGCTCTACATGTCCGCGCCGGCGTCGGACTGGGCGAAGGCGCGCAAGCAGTTCACCTCGGTGCTGCAGGGCTGGCAGGAGAAGACCTCCTGA
- a CDS encoding serine/threonine-protein kinase, with product MRVIAGRYRLEERLGRGGMGVVWRATDQLLGRGVAVKELPYDETLSAAEARRQRDRTLREARAVAQLSHPHIIVVHDVVEHEDRPYIVMELIEGGSLADRLATSGPVDAAEAARIAIALLGALRAAHASGVLHRDLKPDNVLLETGTDRVVLTDFGIAQVQGAPTLTENGSFVGSPEYTAPERMSGARTGPESDLWSLGALLCAALSGESPFHRDSLGGILHAVVVGDIQPPAQAGPLLPVVRGLLERDPDRRLDADRAERMLRAFRDTGRTPQAPPPGYAPTVRDDAPRGRPLAPPQDIADRQPPGPAADGPVPDGQREESFLRQPTRRVLVAALLVAAMAGAGVSAAALLRGEGDGDGGPTPTSSAPETPATRSASPSTSAHR from the coding sequence ATGCGTGTCATCGCGGGCCGTTACCGGCTCGAGGAGAGGCTCGGGCGCGGGGGCATGGGCGTGGTCTGGCGGGCGACCGACCAACTGCTCGGCCGGGGCGTGGCCGTCAAGGAACTCCCCTACGACGAGACGCTCTCGGCGGCCGAGGCGCGCCGGCAGCGGGACCGTACGCTGCGCGAGGCCCGGGCGGTCGCCCAGCTGAGCCATCCGCACATCATCGTCGTCCACGACGTCGTCGAGCACGAGGACCGCCCCTACATCGTCATGGAGCTGATCGAGGGCGGTTCGCTCGCCGACCGGCTCGCCACCAGCGGCCCGGTCGACGCCGCCGAGGCCGCGCGCATCGCCATCGCACTGCTCGGCGCGCTGCGGGCCGCCCACGCGTCCGGGGTGCTGCACCGCGACCTCAAACCGGACAACGTGCTGCTGGAGACCGGCACCGACCGGGTCGTCCTCACCGACTTCGGCATCGCCCAGGTGCAGGGCGCCCCCACACTCACCGAGAACGGCTCCTTCGTCGGCTCGCCCGAGTACACCGCGCCCGAGCGGATGTCCGGGGCCCGGACCGGGCCCGAGTCCGACCTGTGGTCGCTGGGCGCGCTGCTGTGCGCGGCCCTGAGCGGGGAGTCGCCGTTCCACCGCGACTCGCTGGGCGGCATCCTGCACGCGGTCGTGGTCGGCGACATCCAGCCGCCCGCGCAGGCCGGGCCGCTCCTGCCCGTCGTACGGGGTCTGCTGGAACGCGATCCGGACCGGCGGCTGGACGCGGACCGGGCGGAGCGGATGCTGCGGGCCTTCCGCGACACGGGCCGTACGCCGCAGGCGCCGCCGCCCGGCTACGCGCCGACGGTGCGGGACGACGCCCCGCGCGGGCGGCCCCTCGCACCGCCGCAGGACATCGCGGACCGGCAACCGCCCGGGCCGGCGGCGGACGGGCCCGTCCCGGACGGCCAACGGGAGGAGTCGTTCCTCCGGCAGCCCACGCGGCGGGTGCTCGTGGCCGCGCTGCTGGTCGCCGCGATGGCCGGGGCGGGGGTGTCCGCGGCGGCGCTGCTCAGGGGGGAGGGCGACGGGGACGGCGGCCCCACACCGACGAGTTCGGCACCCGAGACGCCCGCGACCCGGTCGGCGTCCCCCAGCACCTCCGCGCACCGGTGA
- a CDS encoding serine/threonine-protein kinase: MSNDGGGTGAQGRLVGGRYRLIERIGSGGMGTVWRARDELVQREVAVKQPHLPGEPEDESHRRAAHRLHREARAAARVDHPAAVTIHDVVVEAEQPDDRPRPSGPDELDAAEALDGLPWIVMELVRGESLHETLRRGPVDVPEAARIGLAVLGALRAAHSVGIVHRDVKPANVLLGPHRRVVLTDFGIAHVRGEDSLTAGGESVGSLEFVAPERMSGRIAGPASDLWSLGVLLYAAVAGASPFRRTTPKATLAAILAAEPPEPERAGPLGPLIVRLLARDPEQRPDAEEVAKELEAVAGRGPEREPVREFGQEAEEILERSEDGTLRLGGGTTAPPEAVEHDPLSAPVERDPLSAPVDHDTLSEAVEHDTPSAPVDHDTPSAPVTPSVPVDHDTPKHHLLRPGPVALLGALLVGGIGAATQLADTSSAETTDHPVGATPAPTASGPGGTWTAHREPDLSAVLHLPADYRRLAEAGSATDQPRMALYGDARGGSVQVRLLLWDRAPGSPMDEARKAHAAWGEQARTRYTRTSVQAYDAAIADTTYHLDEAPRRVMQVMVRTDDDRMYELRVDMPRGTPEEKEGTSLFQGARDRLGIVEG, translated from the coding sequence ATGAGCAACGACGGGGGCGGGACGGGCGCCCAGGGCCGACTGGTCGGCGGACGGTACCGGCTGATCGAGCGCATCGGCTCCGGCGGGATGGGCACCGTCTGGCGGGCCCGCGACGAACTCGTCCAGCGCGAAGTCGCCGTCAAACAGCCCCACTTGCCCGGCGAGCCGGAGGACGAGAGCCACCGGCGGGCCGCCCACCGGCTCCACCGCGAGGCCCGCGCCGCCGCCCGCGTCGACCATCCCGCGGCCGTCACCATCCACGACGTGGTCGTCGAGGCGGAGCAGCCGGACGACCGCCCGCGGCCCTCGGGCCCCGACGAACTCGACGCTGCCGAGGCGCTCGACGGGCTGCCCTGGATCGTCATGGAGCTGGTCCGGGGCGAGTCCCTGCACGAGACGCTCCGGCGCGGCCCGGTCGACGTGCCCGAAGCCGCCCGGATCGGCCTCGCGGTCCTCGGCGCCCTGCGCGCGGCGCACTCCGTCGGCATCGTGCACCGGGACGTCAAGCCCGCCAACGTGCTGCTGGGCCCGCACCGGCGCGTCGTCCTCACCGACTTCGGCATCGCCCATGTGCGGGGCGAGGACTCCCTCACGGCCGGTGGGGAGTCGGTCGGCTCGCTGGAGTTCGTCGCCCCCGAGCGGATGTCCGGCCGTATCGCCGGGCCCGCCTCCGACCTGTGGTCTCTGGGAGTGCTGCTGTACGCCGCCGTGGCGGGCGCGTCCCCGTTCCGCCGGACCACGCCCAAGGCCACGCTCGCCGCGATCCTCGCCGCCGAGCCGCCCGAACCGGAGCGGGCCGGACCGCTCGGGCCGCTGATCGTACGGCTGCTGGCCCGGGACCCCGAACAGCGGCCGGACGCCGAGGAGGTCGCGAAGGAACTGGAGGCGGTGGCCGGGCGGGGACCGGAGAGGGAGCCGGTGCGGGAGTTCGGCCAGGAGGCCGAGGAGATACTGGAGCGGTCGGAGGACGGCACGCTACGGCTCGGCGGCGGAACGACCGCACCGCCGGAGGCCGTCGAGCACGACCCGCTGTCTGCGCCCGTCGAGCGCGACCCGCTGTCTGCGCCCGTCGACCACGACACTCTGTCTGAGGCCGTCGAGCACGACACGCCGTCAGCGCCCGTCGACCACGACACGCCGTCAGCGCCCGTCACGCCCTCTGTGCCCGTCGACCACGACACGCCGAAGCACCACCTCCTCCGCCCCGGCCCCGTCGCCCTCTTGGGCGCGCTGCTCGTCGGCGGCATCGGGGCCGCCACCCAGCTCGCCGACACCAGCAGCGCGGAGACCACCGACCACCCCGTCGGCGCCACGCCGGCCCCCACCGCCTCCGGCCCCGGCGGCACCTGGACCGCGCACCGCGAGCCGGATCTGTCGGCGGTGCTCCACCTCCCGGCCGACTACCGCCGGCTCGCCGAAGCCGGCAGCGCCACCGACCAGCCCCGCATGGCCCTTTACGGCGATGCGCGGGGCGGCAGCGTCCAGGTCCGCCTCCTCCTGTGGGACAGGGCCCCGGGCTCCCCGATGGACGAGGCCCGGAAGGCGCACGCCGCCTGGGGGGAGCAGGCCCGCACGCGGTACACCCGCACCAGCGTCCAGGCCTACGACGCCGCCATCGCCGACACCACCTACCACCTGGACGAGGCCCCCCGGCGGGTCATGCAGGTCATGGTCCGCACCGACGACGACCGCATGTACGAACTGCGCGTCGACATGCCCAGGGGCACGCCGGAGGAGAAGGAGGGCACCTCGCTGTTCCAGGGCGCCCGGGACCGGCTGGGAATCGTGGAAGGCTGA
- a CDS encoding succinic semialdehyde dehydrogenase yields MTDAQAAEKTAETGTAQTGTNPLAPAPEGARTAADVVTPELIAQLTKGVLGSGRTANHTPFTGEKLADLPESTPEDVARAFELARAAQAVWAQTPVRQRAAVLLRFHDLLLERQAEVLDLIQLETGKARLHAHEEVQAVAVAARHYGRRASAYLRPKRHAGAMPTLTKVTELRHPRGVVGQIAPWNYPLELSVGDALPAFVAGNAVVMKPDTETCLTALWARDLLIEAGLPADVFQVVLGEGPVVGPEVVRHADYVSFTGSTRTGREVAQGAAARLVGVSLELGGKNAMLVLEDADIEKAAAGAVRACFSSAGQLCISIERLYVHESIADAFLQRFAARTKAMRLGKSLAYGADMGSLVGERQLETVTRHVEEAVAKGATVVAGGVARPDIGPYFFEPTILDGVGTDMSVCTEETFGPVVSVYRFKDEDEVVERANATAYGLNSSVWTKNARRGQEVAARLRTGTVNINEGYAPAYGSAQAPMGGMKDSGLGRRHGSEGILKYTEAQTVAHQRVLPMAPSLGMDDEQYARFMSRSLRLMKAFRFR; encoded by the coding sequence ATGACGGACGCGCAGGCCGCCGAGAAGACGGCAGAGACCGGCACGGCACAGACCGGTACGAACCCCCTCGCCCCCGCCCCGGAGGGCGCCCGCACCGCCGCCGACGTGGTGACCCCCGAGCTGATCGCCCAGCTCACCAAGGGCGTGCTCGGCTCCGGTCGTACCGCCAACCACACGCCGTTCACCGGTGAGAAGCTGGCCGACCTCCCCGAGTCGACGCCCGAGGACGTGGCACGGGCCTTCGAACTGGCCCGCGCCGCCCAGGCGGTGTGGGCGCAGACCCCGGTGCGGCAGCGCGCCGCCGTCCTGCTCCGCTTCCACGACCTGCTGCTGGAGCGCCAGGCCGAGGTGCTCGACCTCATCCAGCTGGAGACCGGCAAGGCCCGCCTGCACGCCCACGAGGAGGTCCAGGCCGTCGCGGTCGCCGCCCGGCACTACGGCCGCAGGGCCTCCGCCTACCTCCGCCCGAAGCGGCACGCCGGGGCCATGCCGACCCTCACGAAGGTCACCGAACTGCGCCACCCGCGTGGGGTGGTCGGCCAGATAGCCCCGTGGAACTACCCGTTGGAGCTGTCGGTCGGCGACGCGCTCCCCGCGTTCGTCGCGGGCAACGCGGTCGTCATGAAGCCCGACACCGAGACCTGCCTGACCGCCCTGTGGGCCCGTGACCTGCTGATCGAGGCCGGCCTGCCCGCCGACGTCTTCCAGGTCGTGCTCGGCGAGGGCCCGGTCGTCGGCCCCGAGGTCGTCCGGCACGCCGACTACGTCTCCTTCACCGGCTCCACCCGCACCGGCCGCGAGGTCGCCCAGGGCGCCGCCGCCCGGCTGGTCGGCGTCTCCCTCGAACTCGGCGGCAAGAACGCCATGCTGGTGCTGGAGGACGCCGACATCGAGAAGGCCGCGGCCGGAGCCGTGCGCGCCTGCTTCTCCTCCGCCGGCCAGCTCTGCATCTCCATCGAGCGGCTCTACGTCCACGAGTCGATCGCGGACGCCTTCCTGCAGCGCTTCGCCGCCCGCACCAAGGCCATGCGCCTCGGCAAGTCCCTGGCGTACGGCGCCGACATGGGTTCCCTGGTCGGCGAACGACAGCTGGAGACCGTCACCCGGCACGTGGAGGAGGCCGTCGCCAAGGGCGCGACCGTCGTCGCGGGCGGGGTGGCGCGCCCGGACATCGGCCCGTACTTCTTCGAGCCCACGATCCTCGACGGCGTCGGCACGGACATGTCCGTCTGCACGGAGGAGACCTTCGGCCCGGTCGTCTCCGTCTACCGCTTCAAGGACGAGGACGAGGTCGTCGAGCGCGCCAACGCCACGGCGTACGGCCTGAACTCCTCGGTCTGGACGAAGAACGCCCGGCGTGGCCAGGAGGTCGCCGCCCGCCTGCGCACCGGCACGGTCAACATCAACGAGGGCTACGCCCCCGCGTACGGCAGCGCCCAGGCGCCCATGGGCGGCATGAAGGACTCCGGCCTCGGCCGCCGCCACGGCTCCGAGGGCATCCTCAAGTACACCGAGGCCCAGACGGTCGCCCACCAGCGGGTCCTGCCGATGGCCCCCTCCCTGGGCATGGACGACGAGCAGTACGCCCGGTTCATGAGCAGGAGCCTCCGCCTGATGAAGGCGTTCCGGTTCCGGTGA
- a CDS encoding GMC family oxidoreductase: protein MPQDAYDYDVIVVGSGFGGSVTALRLTEKGYKVGVLEAGRRFTRETLPKNSWDLKNYLWAPKLGMYGIQRIHLLGNVMVLAGAGVGGGSLNYANTLYVPPKPFFEDPQWRDITDWQEELKPYYDQARRMLGVRLNPTMTPSDVHLKAAAERMGCGDSFHLAPVGVFFGDGEDADGTVKAEPGQEVPDPYFGGAGPARRACAECGECMTGCRHGAKNTLNENYLYLAEKAGAVVHPLTTVVSVTDDSRGGYAVATLPTDDRRKAAGRTYTARRVVLAAGTYGTQTLLHRMKAGGQLPYISDRLGELTRTNSEALVGAQTDDRRYRKAHGAPRVDFTRGVAITSSIHPDANTHIEPVRYGKGSNSMGGLSILQVPYAGTNSGTSRVLGFLAHAARHPWLVLRSLSNRRWSERTIIGLVMQSLDNSLTTYLKPSGAGRGLLTARQGHGAPNPKQIKAATESASALAAEINGFAGSNVGELMGTPLTAHFLGGCPIGSSRETGVIDPYHRLYGHPGISVVDGAAVSANLGVNPSLTITAQAERAMSYWPNKGEPDPRPKQGTAYERLQPVEPKSPAVPPEAFGALRLPFLGLPAVPPKN from the coding sequence GTGCCTCAGGACGCATACGACTACGACGTCATCGTCGTCGGCTCCGGCTTCGGCGGCTCCGTGACCGCCCTGCGCCTCACGGAGAAGGGCTACAAGGTAGGCGTCCTGGAGGCCGGCCGCCGCTTCACCCGCGAGACCCTCCCGAAGAACTCCTGGGACCTCAAGAACTACCTCTGGGCCCCCAAACTCGGGATGTACGGCATCCAGCGCATCCACCTGCTGGGCAACGTCATGGTCCTGGCGGGCGCGGGCGTCGGCGGCGGCTCCCTCAACTACGCCAACACCCTCTACGTCCCGCCGAAACCGTTCTTCGAGGACCCGCAGTGGCGGGACATCACGGACTGGCAGGAGGAGCTGAAGCCGTACTACGACCAGGCCCGGCGCATGCTCGGCGTCCGGCTCAACCCGACCATGACCCCCTCCGACGTCCATCTGAAGGCCGCCGCGGAGCGCATGGGCTGCGGCGACTCCTTCCACCTCGCCCCCGTCGGCGTCTTCTTCGGCGACGGCGAGGACGCCGACGGCACGGTGAAGGCCGAGCCGGGCCAGGAGGTGCCCGACCCGTACTTCGGCGGGGCGGGCCCGGCCCGCAGGGCCTGCGCGGAGTGCGGCGAGTGCATGACCGGCTGCCGCCACGGCGCGAAGAACACCCTCAACGAGAACTACCTGTACCTCGCCGAGAAGGCCGGCGCGGTCGTCCACCCCCTGACGACGGTCGTCTCGGTCACCGACGACTCACGCGGCGGGTACGCGGTCGCCACCCTGCCCACCGACGACCGCCGCAAGGCCGCGGGCCGCACCTACACGGCCCGCCGGGTCGTCCTCGCCGCCGGCACCTACGGCACGCAGACCCTGCTGCACCGCATGAAGGCGGGCGGCCAACTGCCGTACATCTCGGACCGGCTGGGCGAGCTGACCCGCACCAACTCCGAGGCCCTGGTCGGCGCCCAGACCGACGACCGGCGCTACCGCAAGGCACACGGCGCGCCGAGGGTCGACTTCACGCGGGGCGTGGCCATCACGTCCTCGATCCACCCCGACGCGAACACCCACATCGAGCCGGTCCGCTACGGCAAGGGCTCCAACTCGATGGGCGGCCTGTCCATCCTCCAGGTCCCCTACGCCGGGACGAACTCGGGCACCTCACGGGTCCTGGGCTTCCTCGCCCACGCGGCGAGACACCCCTGGCTGGTGCTGCGCTCCCTGTCCAACCGGCGCTGGTCGGAGCGGACCATCATCGGCCTGGTGATGCAGTCGCTGGACAACTCCCTGACGACGTACCTGAAACCGTCGGGAGCCGGCCGCGGCCTGCTCACCGCCCGCCAGGGCCATGGTGCCCCCAACCCCAAGCAGATCAAGGCCGCCACCGAGAGCGCGTCGGCGCTGGCCGCCGAGATCAACGGCTTCGCCGGCTCCAACGTCGGTGAACTGATGGGCACCCCGCTCACGGCCCACTTCCTCGGCGGCTGCCCGATCGGCTCCTCCCGCGAGACCGGCGTGATCGACCCGTACCACCGCCTCTACGGCCACCCCGGCATCTCGGTCGTCGACGGCGCCGCGGTCTCCGCCAACCTGGGCGTCAACCCGTCCCTGACCATCACCGCCCAGGCCGAACGGGCGATGTCGTACTGGCCCAACAAGGGCGAGCCCGACCCGCGGCCGAAGCAGGGCACGGCCTACGAGCGGCTGCAGCCGGTCGAGCCGAAGTCCCCGGCGGTCCCGCCGGAGGCGTTCGGCGCCCTGCGGCTGCCGTTCCTGGGACTGCCCGCGGTGCCGCCGAAGAACTGA
- a CDS encoding LAETG motif-containing sortase-dependent surface protein — protein MKLRRAMAAAAATAVIAPVALLAAPAAYATDETTPTPSASVSESAPETSASPSVSESAPETSPSPSTSPSESAPETSPSPSASASESSPSPSASEPEESESPDPEPSICEDTKVDVSISGLPGKIAAGSGWHKFSLNVLNNSDSTLNDLDFFAGASPDKNGEELFSSKQVQLQAWDPQDKIWVDLNEGGYAVGYVGYTDELQPDYEVNIPLRLNVSKSAPVGAGFSLGATIYGDNDAECTGFGDVSYKFQIVSAGTDTDGTKPQEGGKAPVTDEKPSGNTPEVTGSLAETGSSSALPMISLVGGAAVVAGAGAIFVVRRRKAGAEA, from the coding sequence ATGAAGCTTCGCCGCGCCATGGCAGCAGCGGCCGCCACGGCGGTCATAGCCCCGGTGGCACTGCTCGCGGCACCGGCCGCGTACGCGACCGACGAGACGACGCCCACGCCGAGCGCGTCGGTGAGCGAGTCCGCTCCCGAGACGTCCGCCTCGCCGTCGGTGAGCGAGTCCGCTCCCGAGACGTCGCCGTCGCCGAGCACCTCCCCGAGCGAGTCCGCTCCCGAGACGTCGCCGTCGCCGAGCGCGTCCGCGAGCGAGTCCTCCCCGTCGCCCTCCGCCTCGGAGCCCGAGGAGTCGGAGTCCCCGGACCCCGAGCCCTCGATCTGCGAGGACACCAAGGTCGACGTCAGCATCTCCGGTCTGCCCGGCAAGATCGCGGCGGGCAGCGGCTGGCACAAGTTCTCGCTGAACGTGCTCAACAACTCCGACTCCACGCTGAACGACCTCGACTTCTTCGCGGGGGCCTCCCCCGACAAGAACGGCGAGGAGCTGTTCTCCAGCAAGCAGGTCCAGCTCCAGGCCTGGGACCCCCAGGACAAGATCTGGGTCGACCTCAACGAGGGCGGCTACGCGGTCGGCTACGTCGGTTACACCGACGAGCTGCAGCCCGACTACGAGGTCAACATCCCGCTGCGCCTCAACGTCAGCAAGTCCGCCCCGGTCGGCGCCGGCTTCTCGCTCGGCGCGACGATCTACGGCGACAACGACGCCGAGTGCACCGGCTTCGGTGACGTGTCGTACAAGTTCCAGATCGTCTCCGCCGGTACGGACACCGACGGCACCAAGCCGCAGGAAGGCGGCAAGGCGCCCGTCACCGACGAGAAGCCGAGCGGCAACACGCCGGAGGTCACCGGCAGCCTCGCCGAGACCGGCTCCAGCTCCGCCCTGCCGATGATCAGCCTCGTCGGCGGTGCCGCGGTCGTCGCCGGTGCCGGCGCGATCTTCGTGGTGCGTCGCCGCAAGGCCGGCGCGGAGGCGTAA
- a CDS encoding chorismate mutase, producing the protein MTAIDVTGARTPEAADVITGARERIDALDDRIIGLIQERAAVSAVIQEARIASGGRRVNLSREMEVLGHYREALGKPGTTLAMTLLELCRGRI; encoded by the coding sequence ATGACCGCCATCGACGTGACCGGCGCCCGTACCCCCGAGGCCGCCGACGTGATCACCGGCGCGCGCGAGCGGATCGACGCGCTCGACGACCGGATCATCGGCCTGATCCAGGAACGGGCGGCCGTCTCCGCCGTCATCCAGGAGGCCCGGATCGCCTCCGGCGGCCGGCGCGTGAACCTCTCCCGCGAGATGGAGGTGCTCGGCCACTACAGGGAGGCGCTGGGCAAGCCGGGCACCACGCTCGCGATGACCCTGCTGGAGCTGTGCCGCGGCAGGATCTGA